A window from Bacteroidota bacterium encodes these proteins:
- a CDS encoding T9SS type A sorting domain-containing protein — MKTAILIFLFLFNAMLLIAQNYQTVLSNRIGYFEDSNKDVRCIRIDSVLPQTDSIFFPAPNINFDGECFTPYGPSWLGSMVIVKNDGYNLYFNKDKDTVKIKTIASLNETWTAFQIQDSIVITAKVIQITLSSFVGVSDSTKTIEFKVYDKAMVPMNHDLNNKTIILSKNHGWVKVLNFNLFPHLYSFSPFYIDLLQEYALIGLSDPQVGIQNLLWFQVHDFQIGDEIHSEYYNNGVYNGSFSYSTTIKTIEKYLERYDFQDSIVYKVETRRAKELNYYMGDKVQSFTHDTLIKVIKPFPLFDHFPLEPFLEGTELGEISMKNYSRLQKTPLFGLSNESDSCWKEIIFSGCMNNDFYVKGLGGPFYSCYYNFNINEQKLIYYKKGVQTYGSPFIALDAPEHARDKNPELYPNPATEHIWLKATDLTLPLMFDLHDIMGRKVLEQELKAMLSFVHVGSLERGIYFYSFRNENQVIKSGKVILK; from the coding sequence AGATTCAAATAAAGATGTTAGGTGTATCAGGATTGATTCGGTATTGCCCCAAACAGACTCGATTTTTTTTCCGGCCCCCAACATTAATTTTGATGGTGAATGTTTTACACCCTATGGTCCATCTTGGTTAGGCAGTATGGTGATTGTAAAAAATGATGGGTATAATTTATATTTTAATAAAGACAAGGATACTGTAAAAATTAAGACCATTGCCAGTTTAAATGAAACCTGGACTGCATTCCAAATACAGGATTCTATTGTAATTACCGCAAAAGTTATACAAATCACACTTTCTTCATTTGTAGGGGTATCAGATTCCACCAAAACAATCGAATTCAAAGTGTATGATAAGGCAATGGTTCCAATGAATCATGATTTGAATAACAAAACGATCATTTTGAGCAAAAACCATGGTTGGGTTAAAGTCTTAAACTTTAATTTGTTCCCGCATCTGTATTCCTTCAGTCCTTTTTATATTGATTTACTTCAGGAATATGCTCTTATAGGGCTTTCTGACCCCCAGGTTGGGATTCAAAATTTACTTTGGTTTCAGGTTCATGATTTTCAAATAGGAGATGAAATACATTCAGAGTACTATAACAATGGGGTCTATAATGGTAGCTTTTCCTATTCTACTACAATTAAAACCATTGAAAAGTATTTAGAGAGATATGATTTTCAGGATTCAATTGTTTATAAAGTTGAAACACGGAGGGCCAAAGAATTAAATTATTACATGGGAGATAAGGTGCAATCATTCACGCACGATACATTAATAAAAGTCATTAAACCTTTTCCTCTATTTGACCATTTTCCTTTAGAACCATTTTTGGAAGGAACAGAATTAGGCGAAATTTCCATGAAAAATTATTCACGCCTTCAAAAAACTCCGTTATTCGGTTTAAGCAATGAATCAGATTCTTGCTGGAAAGAAATAATTTTTTCAGGATGTATGAACAATGATTTCTATGTTAAAGGATTGGGTGGCCCATTTTATTCTTGCTATTATAACTTTAATATAAATGAACAAAAGCTAATTTACTACAAAAAAGGTGTACAAACATATGGTTCACCCTTTATTGCCCTGGATGCGCCTGAACATGCAAGAGATAAAAATCCAGAATTATATCCCAATCCAGCCACAGAACATATTTGGCTAAAGGCTACAGATTTAACTTTGCCTTTAATGTTTGATTTGCATGATATTATGGGTAGAAAAGTATTGGAACAGGAATTAAAAGCAATGCTTTCATTTGTTCATGTAGGATCTCTTGAAAGAGGAATATACTTTTACAGCTTTAGAAATGAAAACCAGGTTATTAAATCCGGGAAAGTTATTCTAAAATAG